A single genomic interval of Adhaeribacter pallidiroseus harbors:
- a CDS encoding DUF4286 family protein gives MILYNVTINIDNSVAEEWLAWMKEVHIPEVMATTYFIKYQICKMLTEYEDNGGTTYAVQYFARHMDDLEEYQRDFEADLQKKHHARYYNKYVTFHSILEVME, from the coding sequence ATGATTCTATATAATGTTACTATTAATATTGATAACAGCGTTGCTGAAGAATGGCTAGCGTGGATGAAAGAAGTACATATACCCGAAGTAATGGCTACTACGTACTTTATTAAATACCAAATATGCAAAATGCTTACAGAGTACGAAGATAATGGCGGCACTACTTATGCCGTGCAATACTTTGCGCGCCACATGGACGATCTGGAAGAATACCAACGAGATTTTGAAGCAGATTTACAAAAAAAACATCATGCCCGGTATTATAATAAATACGTTACTTTTCACTCTATTTTGGAAGTTATGGAATAA
- a CDS encoding OmpA family protein — protein MNNNKEDFFWPSYVDLMTSLFVVMLVLFVLSYKLFRDKESELLVQVEQLNKIREIEAALKGLEGKYFRFDPVNKRHELKVQTKFDPNSWVIKESDKKDLYAAGLTLKKIIDDIKQDQGVKYLVIIEGMAARDPYDPAFHIRQRDYGYQLSYNRALALLNLWQSRNITFDEKRFEVIIAGSGFYGTGRYKNAREYDNKRFLIQVIPKIGKIERPAGSTTP, from the coding sequence TTGAACAACAACAAAGAAGATTTTTTCTGGCCGAGTTATGTAGATTTAATGACGAGCTTGTTCGTGGTCATGCTCGTATTGTTTGTGCTGAGTTATAAATTATTCCGCGATAAAGAAAGCGAACTGCTGGTACAAGTAGAGCAATTAAATAAAATCCGCGAAATTGAAGCGGCCTTAAAAGGCCTTGAAGGCAAATATTTTCGGTTTGATCCGGTTAACAAACGGCACGAATTAAAAGTACAAACTAAGTTCGACCCGAACAGCTGGGTGATTAAAGAATCGGATAAAAAAGACTTGTACGCCGCCGGCCTGACTCTAAAAAAAATAATTGACGACATTAAGCAAGACCAAGGGGTAAAATACTTGGTAATTATTGAAGGTATGGCCGCCCGTGACCCCTACGATCCGGCTTTTCATATCCGGCAACGCGATTATGGCTACCAGTTGAGTTATAACCGGGCCTTGGCTCTCCTGAACTTATGGCAAAGCCGCAATATTACCTTCGATGAAAAACGTTTTGAAGTCATAATTGCGGGAAGCGGTTTTTATGGTACCGGCCGGTACAAAAATGCCCGGGAGTACGATAACAAGCGGTTTTTAATTCAGGTAATTCCTAAAATTGGCAAGATTGAACGCCCTGCGGGCAGTACCACTCCTTAA
- a CDS encoding GNAT family N-acetyltransferase: protein MNISIRPGTLADLPQVYALIQELAVFEKAPQEVTNTLAELQEDGFGANPVYEFLVAEADDTVVGLCLYYMAYSTWKGRMLYLEDLVITETYRRYGIGKKLFRAFAKRALDLQVKRLKWQVLEWNEPAIKFYRSLNANLDAEWVNCNMTAEQIAAYVAVNG from the coding sequence ATGAACATTTCTATCCGCCCGGGTACCCTGGCAGACCTGCCGCAGGTTTATGCTTTAATTCAAGAATTAGCAGTTTTTGAAAAAGCACCTCAGGAGGTAACAAACACGCTGGCCGAGCTGCAAGAAGATGGCTTTGGCGCTAATCCGGTATATGAGTTTTTAGTAGCCGAAGCCGATGATACCGTGGTTGGGCTTTGTTTATACTACATGGCTTATTCTACCTGGAAAGGCCGCATGTTATACTTGGAAGATTTAGTGATTACCGAGACTTACCGCCGTTATGGTATTGGCAAAAAACTATTTCGTGCTTTTGCTAAACGTGCTCTAGACCTACAGGTAAAACGATTGAAATGGCAAGTACTGGAGTGGAACGAACCCGCTATTAAATTTTACCGCAGTCTAAACGCGAACCTTGACGCAGAGTGGGTAAACTGCAATATGACAGCAGAGCAAATTGCTGCTTATGTAGCGGTAAATGGTTAA
- a CDS encoding toxin-antitoxin system YwqK family antitoxin: MNKLYLTLFFKMSRFNLFVGVICLLLVLLITSCSKRNYNVDAETTPILSTKGGFFKKKLVEPVTAAVDTARPSLATTPVVDTTQQDVKKRKKRKSSKKLFLGYRIRKGYVKSGKGKNATIEKFSYLVQYMEPSMYAPAKYFYDTKRHRIYKARTIDPKRARIVHGPYKKMIGGKVVAEGYFYIGTRHLRWESYNKAGILTSKSHFEKGFPRDAIINYYDGAQKKMKEVIPYVNNRIEGDYVMFHQNGLLAWEGQFEKGKRVGVWTEFYDFRNRKHYEYQYPETADDQPFEAFLLKEYDRNGNLIYEKGKIDKRPKM, encoded by the coding sequence ATGAACAAACTTTATTTAACTCTTTTTTTTAAAATGAGCCGGTTTAATTTATTCGTAGGAGTAATTTGCTTACTGCTGGTTTTGCTGATTACCAGTTGTAGTAAACGCAACTATAACGTAGATGCCGAAACGACCCCCATACTATCTACAAAAGGCGGATTTTTTAAAAAAAAGTTAGTTGAACCCGTTACGGCGGCTGTAGATACGGCCCGGCCATCGTTGGCCACTACTCCCGTAGTAGATACTACGCAGCAAGATGTAAAAAAACGCAAGAAGCGGAAAAGCAGCAAGAAACTGTTTCTGGGCTATCGTATTCGTAAAGGTTATGTAAAATCAGGCAAAGGTAAAAATGCCACTATCGAAAAGTTTTCGTACCTCGTGCAGTATATGGAGCCCAGTATGTATGCCCCGGCTAAATATTTCTACGACACAAAGCGGCACCGGATATATAAAGCGCGTACTATCGATCCCAAAAGAGCGCGCATTGTGCATGGCCCTTACAAGAAAATGATTGGTGGTAAGGTAGTAGCCGAAGGTTATTTTTACATTGGCACCCGGCACTTGCGGTGGGAGTCTTATAATAAAGCGGGTATTCTAACCAGTAAATCGCACTTCGAGAAGGGTTTTCCCCGCGATGCCATTATTAATTACTACGATGGTGCCCAGAAAAAAATGAAGGAGGTAATTCCTTACGTAAATAACCGGATAGAAGGAGATTACGTGATGTTTCACCAGAATGGCTTACTAGCTTGGGAAGGGCAGTTTGAAAAAGGAAAAAGAGTCGGTGTTTGGACGGAGTTTTACGATTTCCGGAACCGAAAACACTATGAATACCAATATCCCGAAACCGCCGATGATCAACCTTTTGAAGCTTTTCTCTTGAAAGAATATGACCGCAATGGGAATCTCATCTACGAAAAAGGTAAAATAGATAAACGGCCAAAAATGTAG
- a CDS encoding prolyl oligopeptidase family serine peptidase: protein MNKKALVMLVGSICLLTACKSSENNTPNTKTEMVTETPVQEVGEPMRKLSFPHSVTSKINQVDNYHGTSVADPYRWLENDTAQVVKEWVAGQNELTFGYLDKIPFRQKIKQRLTKIWNYPKFEAPFKEGNRYYYFKNNGLQNQKVLYVQDGLKGAPAVFLDPNKLSSDGTTAISTVSFSANGEYMAYGTSGGGSDWNEFYVMETASKKKLADSLQWIKFSDAAWFKDGFFYSRYDEPKTGSKMANKNENHKVFYHKVGTAQAEDQLIYEDKNHPNRLFFAQTTEDERFLIISATEGASSINALFYKDLTDEKSAIKPLVDNFEAEYVLVENQGDKLLLRTNKNAPHYQLVLINPEKPQPDNWKVIIPESEDVMDEVSLVNNKLLVTYMRNASSHLLVHDIKGKLLSQVKLPTLGTVTGFRGKKTDKEIFYTFNSFTYPSTIYRYTVATNKSELYRKPQVAVQMEGYETKQIFYTSKDGTKIPMFIVHKKGLTLDGKNPTYLYGYGGFNVSILPSFSISRMLWLENNGVLAIPNIRGGGEFGEDWHKAGMTPNKQNVFDDFIAAAEYLINEKYTSPNRLAIAGGSNGGLLVGAVSNQRPELFKVAIPAVGVMDMLRFHKFTIGWAWVEEYGSSDNPEQFKNLLAISPLHNLKEGVSYPATLVTTADHDDRVVPAHSFKYIATLQEKGAGPNPYLIRVDVNAGHGAGKATSLLINEATDTWSFIYYNMGINPYTGKKV from the coding sequence ATGAATAAAAAAGCTTTAGTGATGTTGGTCGGTAGTATTTGCCTGCTAACTGCTTGTAAATCTTCTGAAAACAATACTCCAAATACAAAAACCGAAATGGTTACCGAAACTCCCGTGCAAGAAGTAGGCGAGCCGATGCGTAAGCTGAGCTTTCCGCACTCTGTTACATCTAAAATTAACCAGGTCGATAATTACCACGGTACCTCCGTAGCCGATCCGTACCGGTGGCTCGAAAACGACACCGCCCAAGTAGTAAAAGAATGGGTAGCGGGGCAGAATGAACTAACTTTTGGCTATTTAGATAAAATACCGTTTCGGCAGAAGATTAAGCAGCGGCTCACCAAAATCTGGAATTACCCGAAATTTGAAGCGCCGTTTAAAGAAGGTAACCGGTATTATTATTTTAAAAATAACGGCTTGCAGAACCAAAAAGTGCTGTACGTACAAGATGGTTTAAAGGGCGCACCGGCAGTTTTCCTGGACCCAAACAAACTCTCCAGCGATGGCACTACCGCCATTAGTACGGTAAGCTTTTCGGCAAACGGGGAGTACATGGCCTACGGTACTTCGGGTGGTGGCTCCGACTGGAACGAGTTTTACGTTATGGAAACCGCCAGCAAGAAAAAGCTCGCTGACTCTTTGCAGTGGATTAAGTTTTCGGATGCCGCCTGGTTTAAAGATGGCTTCTTTTACAGTCGCTACGATGAGCCTAAAACCGGCTCCAAAATGGCCAACAAAAACGAAAACCATAAAGTATTTTACCATAAAGTAGGTACTGCCCAAGCCGAAGACCAATTAATTTACGAAGATAAGAACCACCCGAACCGGTTGTTTTTTGCGCAAACTACCGAAGACGAACGTTTTTTAATTATTAGCGCTACCGAAGGGGCCAGTTCGATCAACGCTTTGTTTTACAAAGACCTGACGGACGAAAAATCGGCCATTAAGCCTTTAGTAGATAATTTCGAAGCAGAATACGTGTTGGTCGAAAACCAGGGAGATAAACTATTATTACGGACGAACAAAAATGCACCGCATTACCAACTGGTACTTATTAACCCGGAAAAACCGCAACCCGATAATTGGAAAGTTATTATTCCGGAGTCGGAAGATGTAATGGACGAAGTATCGCTGGTAAATAATAAATTATTGGTTACTTACATGCGTAATGCATCCAGCCATTTGCTGGTACACGATATAAAAGGCAAATTGCTGAGTCAGGTAAAATTACCCACATTAGGTACTGTAACCGGGTTTAGAGGCAAAAAAACCGACAAAGAAATTTTTTATACCTTCAACTCTTTTACTTATCCCAGCACTATTTATCGGTACACCGTAGCCACCAATAAATCAGAATTATACCGCAAACCCCAAGTAGCGGTGCAGATGGAAGGTTACGAAACTAAGCAAATATTTTATACCAGTAAAGATGGTACCAAAATACCCATGTTTATTGTGCATAAAAAAGGCTTAACCCTCGATGGTAAAAACCCTACTTATTTATATGGGTACGGTGGATTTAACGTTTCAATTTTGCCCAGCTTCAGCATATCACGCATGTTGTGGCTCGAAAATAACGGCGTTTTAGCTATCCCGAATATCCGGGGTGGCGGCGAGTTTGGCGAAGATTGGCACAAAGCCGGTATGACACCCAACAAACAAAATGTATTCGATGATTTTATTGCCGCTGCCGAATACCTGATTAACGAAAAATATACCAGCCCGAATCGTTTAGCCATTGCGGGTGGCTCTAATGGCGGCTTACTCGTAGGGGCCGTTAGTAATCAGCGGCCAGAATTGTTTAAAGTTGCCATACCGGCTGTGGGCGTAATGGATATGCTGCGGTTTCATAAATTTACCATTGGTTGGGCCTGGGTAGAAGAATACGGATCTAGCGACAATCCGGAGCAATTTAAAAATTTGTTGGCTATCTCGCCGTTGCACAACCTGAAAGAAGGCGTTAGTTACCCCGCTACCTTGGTTACCACCGCCGACCACGACGACCGTGTGGTACCCGCGCACTCTTTTAAGTATATTGCTACCTTACAAGAGAAGGGCGCCGGGCCAAATCCCTATTTAATTCGGGTTGATGTAAATGCGGGACATGGCGCTGGCAAAGCCACATCTTTGCTCATCAACGAAGCAACTGATACGTGGTCATTTATTTACTATAACATGGGCATTAATCCGTACACTGGTAAAAAAGTGTAA
- a CDS encoding YraN family protein produces the protein MAKHNHTGQIGEELATSFLIEKGFAILAKNYRYKRAEIDIIAQKPGLLLFVEVKTRTSNYHGFPEEAITQKKVDLFLLAAEEFIHQLSWQHDIRFDVIAVSGGNHVPFQIHHIEDAFH, from the coding sequence ATGGCAAAACATAACCATACCGGCCAGATTGGAGAAGAATTAGCTACTAGCTTTTTAATTGAAAAAGGCTTTGCCATTTTGGCCAAAAATTATCGTTACAAAAGAGCGGAAATAGATATTATCGCTCAGAAGCCCGGGCTATTGCTATTTGTAGAAGTAAAAACACGTACGAGTAACTACCATGGTTTCCCCGAAGAAGCAATCACACAGAAGAAAGTAGATTTATTTTTGCTGGCTGCCGAGGAGTTTATCCATCAACTTAGTTGGCAACACGATATCCGGTTTGATGTTATTGCTGTTAGCGGTGGCAACCACGTACCTTTTCAAATTCACCACATCGAAGATGCTTTTCATTAG
- a CDS encoding LemA family protein, whose translation MKRLLLYFFGFIILASQTSCGYNDMVAKDENVAAKWAQVQNAYQRRADLVPNLVNTVKGAANFEQKTLTDVIEARSRATSIQLSPENLTPENIQKFQAAQGELSGSLSRLLATVESYPQLKANQNFLELQAQLEGTENRISVERMNFNTSVQDYNTYIRSFPRNIFAGWFGFERKTPFAADPNAQRAPAVTF comes from the coding sequence ATGAAACGATTATTGCTTTACTTCTTTGGCTTTATTATTCTGGCTTCTCAAACCTCGTGCGGCTACAACGATATGGTAGCGAAAGACGAAAACGTTGCTGCTAAATGGGCGCAGGTACAAAACGCTTACCAGCGCCGCGCCGACTTGGTACCCAACTTGGTAAACACGGTGAAAGGGGCGGCCAATTTTGAACAGAAAACCTTAACCGACGTAATTGAGGCACGCTCCCGCGCTACCAGCATTCAGCTAAGTCCGGAAAACCTAACGCCAGAAAATATTCAAAAATTTCAGGCGGCGCAAGGCGAGTTGAGTGGCTCGTTGTCACGGTTATTAGCTACCGTGGAGAGTTATCCGCAGTTAAAAGCAAACCAAAACTTCCTGGAACTGCAGGCGCAATTAGAAGGTACTGAAAACCGGATTTCCGTGGAACGCATGAACTTTAATACTTCGGTGCAGGATTATAATACCTACATCCGGTCGTTTCCGCGTAATATTTTTGCCGGTTGGTTTGGCTTCGAGCGTAAAACACCTTTTGCCGCCGATCCTAACGCCCAACGCGCCCCAGCGGTTACTTTTTAG
- a CDS encoding TonB-dependent receptor: MPKFILYLLLATGTIPVLAQNTLIGKVVDQATQEPLIGATVYLPDLRRGAATNAAGSFQIRNLPRGRFLVQISYVGYVTTARPVSIDGESKIDFPLSSSATEINTVIITGVSASTEMRRNPVPTSVINNKQLNQRSASNIIDAIAHAPGISQISTGAAISKPVIRGLSANRVVTLNNGMRQEGQQWGDEHGIEIDEASVDRAEIVKGPGSIMYGSDAMAGVINFIAADPVEEGKIVGSLSTGYQTNNRLQAYSLFNAGNINGFNWQARISSKQASNYRNRYDGPVYNSGFSELNGSGYIGLNKSWGFSHLNFSTFNQEVGLVEGERDENGNFLKILPESDTSTIEMPVTPADLKGFDLNIPKQSINHRRIASQNNFIIGASRLAVNVDWQQNLRKEYGNALNENEKSLFFDLQTISYDAKYFLPEVNGWETTFGLNGMQQQNKNKGVEFLIPEYHLQDAGVFGFTKKTVGHLNVSGGLRFDQRWLTADALYLDENETPIAKPNDASEPKFAGFKSKFSNVSGSLGGTYDFSEKVSVKVNAARGFRAPNISELAANGIHEGTIRYEVGNPNLKPETSFQVDAGVNVNTEHVTFGVSGFHNAIQQYIFAEKLASRFGGDSLSGDPDDLAPTFKYGQGNARLVGGEISLDIHPHPLDWLHFENSFSLVRATQTHQPDSTRNLPFIPAPRMQSEIRINLKKTGQLFRNVYARLELEHNFRQNRFYGAFGTETATPAYSLLNGGFGTDIINNKRTLATLYFTANNLFDAAYQNHLSRLKYAAVNEATGRRGVFNMGRNFGVRLIIPITFNLHPQT, encoded by the coding sequence ATGCCCAAATTCATTTTATATCTTTTATTAGCAACCGGAACCATACCGGTATTGGCCCAAAATACTTTAATTGGCAAAGTAGTGGATCAGGCTACCCAAGAACCTTTAATTGGTGCAACTGTTTACCTGCCCGATCTCCGGCGCGGCGCGGCCACCAACGCTGCCGGCAGTTTCCAGATCCGAAACTTACCCCGCGGACGGTTTCTGGTTCAAATCAGCTACGTGGGCTACGTGACTACAGCTCGCCCCGTCAGCATTGATGGCGAATCCAAAATAGATTTTCCGCTTTCCTCTTCCGCTACCGAAATAAATACGGTAATTATTACTGGTGTATCGGCTTCTACGGAAATGCGCCGCAACCCCGTGCCCACTTCGGTTATTAATAATAAACAATTAAACCAACGTTCGGCTAGCAACATTATCGATGCTATTGCGCACGCACCGGGTATCTCTCAAATTTCTACGGGAGCAGCTATTTCCAAACCGGTTATCCGTGGTTTAAGCGCTAACCGCGTAGTAACGCTTAACAACGGCATGCGGCAAGAAGGTCAGCAATGGGGCGATGAACACGGCATTGAGATTGACGAAGCTTCCGTAGACCGAGCCGAAATAGTGAAAGGTCCGGGGAGTATTATGTATGGCTCCGATGCTATGGCGGGTGTGATCAATTTTATTGCCGCTGACCCTGTGGAAGAAGGAAAAATAGTAGGCAGTTTAAGTACAGGTTATCAAACCAACAATCGGCTGCAAGCTTACTCCCTTTTTAACGCAGGTAATATCAATGGCTTTAACTGGCAGGCCCGCATCAGCAGCAAACAAGCCAGTAATTACCGCAATCGCTACGATGGGCCGGTTTATAATTCCGGTTTTAGCGAGCTAAACGGCAGTGGCTATATTGGCCTCAACAAAAGCTGGGGATTTTCGCATCTAAACTTTAGCACCTTTAATCAGGAAGTAGGTTTAGTAGAAGGCGAACGCGATGAGAATGGTAATTTTTTAAAAATACTGCCCGAATCCGATACCAGCACAATAGAAATGCCCGTCACACCCGCTGACCTGAAAGGCTTCGACTTAAATATTCCTAAACAAAGCATTAATCACCGGCGGATTGCTTCTCAAAACAACTTTATAATAGGAGCTTCGCGCTTAGCAGTTAATGTAGATTGGCAGCAAAATCTACGCAAAGAATACGGCAATGCCTTAAACGAAAACGAGAAATCCTTGTTCTTCGATCTACAGACCATTAGCTACGATGCTAAATACTTTTTACCGGAAGTAAACGGTTGGGAAACCACTTTTGGCCTGAATGGGATGCAACAGCAAAACAAAAATAAAGGCGTAGAGTTTCTGATTCCGGAATATCACTTACAAGACGCCGGTGTTTTTGGCTTTACTAAAAAAACTGTGGGCCATTTAAACGTAAGCGGTGGTTTACGTTTCGACCAGCGTTGGCTTACTGCCGATGCCTTGTATCTGGATGAAAATGAAACCCCAATTGCCAAGCCCAATGATGCTAGTGAGCCTAAATTTGCCGGGTTTAAAAGTAAATTCTCTAATGTATCCGGGAGTTTAGGAGGCACGTATGATTTTTCGGAAAAAGTTTCCGTGAAGGTAAACGCAGCCCGCGGATTTCGGGCTCCTAATATTTCCGAGTTAGCTGCTAACGGCATTCACGAGGGTACGATCCGGTACGAAGTTGGGAACCCAAATTTAAAACCCGAAACCAGTTTTCAGGTAGATGCCGGCGTAAATGTAAATACTGAGCACGTAACTTTTGGCGTAAGTGGTTTTCATAATGCCATACAGCAGTACATTTTTGCCGAAAAATTAGCAAGCAGGTTTGGTGGTGATTCGCTTAGCGGTGACCCGGATGATTTAGCTCCTACTTTTAAATACGGGCAAGGTAATGCCCGCTTAGTAGGCGGCGAGATCAGCTTAGATATTCACCCGCATCCACTGGATTGGTTGCATTTCGAAAATTCCTTTTCGCTGGTACGAGCTACCCAAACCCATCAACCCGACTCTACCCGGAACCTGCCTTTTATTCCAGCGCCCCGCATGCAATCCGAAATTAGAATAAATTTAAAAAAAACCGGGCAATTATTCCGGAATGTTTACGCTCGCTTGGAACTAGAACATAACTTCCGGCAAAACCGCTTTTATGGTGCTTTTGGCACCGAGACGGCAACGCCGGCTTATTCTCTGCTAAACGGAGGTTTTGGCACCGATATTATTAACAATAAACGTACTCTGGCTACGCTGTATTTTACAGCCAATAATCTGTTTGATGCAGCTTATCAAAATCATTTAAGCCGGTTAAAATATGCTGCCGTCAATGAAGCTACCGGCCGTCGGGGAGTTTTTAATATGGGCCGTAACTTTGGTGTGCGATTAATTATTCCCATAACTTTTAATTTACATCCTCAAACTTAA